In one window of Thermus neutrinimicus DNA:
- a CDS encoding ABC transporter permease: MWNYVLRRLLGLVPVLFGITLLVFLFLQLIPGDPAQAILGERGTPEQLAALREKLGLNKPLYVQYLTFVKNILTGDLGTSAVSTIPVAEELKRRWPATFELALAATLVAVVLGIPVGILAAVRKNSLVDTLSMSLSLVGVSMPVFWLGLLLVYLFAVNLHWLPTGGRLSTDLAIDFRPISGFLILDGILALKPQVLADALRHLILPALTLGTIPLAILTRITRSAMLEVLSQDYVRTARAKGLGERQVILKHALKNALLPVVTIVGLQFGTLLGGAILTETIFSWPGIGSYIYEGILNRDYPVVQAGVLVVATVFVLVNLLVDLSYALLDPRIQYR; encoded by the coding sequence ATGTGGAACTACGTTTTACGACGCCTGCTGGGCCTGGTCCCCGTCCTCTTCGGGATCACCCTTTTGGTCTTCCTGTTCCTGCAGCTCATCCCCGGCGACCCCGCCCAGGCCATTCTGGGAGAGCGGGGCACCCCGGAGCAGCTGGCTGCCCTCCGGGAAAAGCTCGGGCTCAACAAACCCCTATACGTCCAGTACCTCACCTTTGTCAAAAACATCCTCACCGGGGATCTAGGCACCAGCGCCGTGTCCACCATCCCCGTGGCCGAAGAGCTGAAGAGGCGCTGGCCCGCCACCTTTGAGCTGGCCTTGGCGGCTACCTTGGTGGCGGTGGTCTTGGGAATCCCCGTGGGCATACTGGCGGCGGTGCGAAAGAATAGCCTTGTGGACACGCTGTCCATGAGCCTCTCCCTGGTGGGAGTATCCATGCCCGTCTTCTGGCTGGGCCTCCTCCTGGTCTACCTCTTCGCGGTGAACCTGCACTGGTTGCCCACGGGGGGAAGGCTTTCCACCGACTTAGCCATAGATTTTCGGCCCATCTCCGGCTTCTTGATCCTGGACGGGATCCTGGCCCTCAAGCCCCAGGTGCTGGCCGACGCCCTTAGACACCTCATCCTCCCCGCCCTCACCCTGGGCACTATTCCCTTGGCCATCCTCACCCGCATCACCCGCAGCGCCATGCTGGAGGTACTCTCCCAGGATTACGTGCGCACCGCCAGGGCCAAGGGCCTGGGGGAACGCCAGGTGATCCTGAAACACGCGCTAAAAAACGCCCTCCTTCCCGTGGTCACCATCGTCGGCCTTCAGTTCGGCACCCTCCTGGGCGGGGCCATCCTCACGGAAACGATCTTCTCCTGGCCGGGCATCGGCTCTTACATCTATGAGGGCATCCTCAACCGCGACTACCCCGTGGTCCAGGCCGGGGTGCTGGTGGTGGCCACGGTCTTCGTCCTGGTGAACCTCCTGGTGGACCTCTCCTACGCCCTTTTGGACCCCCGGATCCAGTACAGGTGA